In Zingiber officinale cultivar Zhangliang chromosome 8B, Zo_v1.1, whole genome shotgun sequence, a single genomic region encodes these proteins:
- the LOC122013642 gene encoding uncharacterized protein LOC122013642 produces the protein MKPPSTLADNHLEMSTGRLAQVEDELKRLKIFGEASSSQGPPAARLKAKLKRAQLLLATEQQKLAEQASRLGQIEAQLKTYNRKFNLASTRKLWAIVDLEEKNKEARQLAEDLKKAEDFLVVERESRSAREVELQGQVKRLEEELKASCATLKTYQEAEPGRIAVLKQ, from the exons ATGAAACCTCCGAGCACGCTGGCTGACAACCATCTGGAGATGTCCACTGGG CGGCTTGCCCaagtggaggatgagctgaagagGCTCAAAATTTTCGGGGAGGCCTCCTCGTCCCAAGGACCGCCGGCCGCCCGTCTGAAGGCCAAGCTAAAGAGGGCTCAACTACTCCTGGCGACGGAGCAGCAAAAATTGGCCGAGCAGGCCAGTAGGCTGGGCCAGATCGAGGCACAGCTAAAGACTTACAATCGAAAATTCAATCTGGCTTCCACAAGGAAACTATGGGCCATCGTCGATCTGGAGGAAAAAAATAAGGAGGCCCGGCAGCTGGCCGAGGATCTGAAGAAGGCGGAGGACTTCCTGGTGGTCGAACGGGAGAGTCGTTCGGCTAGGGAGGTTGAACTTCAAGGCCAAGTGAAGCGCCTTGAAGAGGAGTTAAAGGCTTCGTGTGCCACCCTGAAAACctatcaggaggccgagccggGTCGCATTGCTGTCTTAAAGCAATAA
- the LOC122013643 gene encoding putative disease resistance protein RGA4, whose protein sequence is MAASRPAASLHHSLFPPPALLSTIHRLASYLSSCRTPPPSSDLHRNLSALHASLLRTATLVDYVTRLPSSLTGKLVDAIFAADDLVDQLEYESLQKQVEEMEKAEAEKDGVGGKIVDLSVFRGFQTGEDDDTANLKLAAPSSSISGSLRRPALNTSVETEAKGAELTLESNTDRGQDVESRVPDPSICGCFCSSKTKKQRETRSSRFLSCCFGFNKDSRSAVNGNHAAKKEDSSTVAARTEIGGEIGSGTQKNDLSSSQVSNSEGQKNSLEEINVDRIMKIVESLDIVSAYLRESTGIAFSTCHLESPHEILHKEKAASSLSLGDLFFYNDEKEQLVKELLKFNEDDVCIFPILGPRGVGKTTLAHFVYQDERIEEYFHSRVWICASDDLNSMRITGVTADPPSISTPLAFRELEKLKFMVRNLQDQLKEKRFLLVLDDVESIEWVMQFASLKDCGKGSKIIITAREEGVIDERGKGNKILLKGVIDEGNHFLSFFNWCAFNCEDPQGYSELQVISKRISTLLNGNPLAAKAVGGVLQTKFSDAHWTRILNELLELKDDLTLKDDLTDIMPVLMLCYNHLPPHLKWCFAYCSVFSKGYPFDAQNLINMWISLGFVEPTDSNKTVEDVGREYLDGLLSRSFLELPIYNRSYWRSRYYAMHNLMYDLSKSVGVKECLVYENETIYQLYLDRWKYFRSFICNSKHVINFGVLSRIRVLDLSYSGMKQLSNSISNCIHLRYLNLDGNNLYKLPESLCKLYHLRFLAVPENCRRLPERFNNLINLRHLNASEEAIAWIANKGRLARLQELKKFHVRLKKGYDIGQLKDLIELKGELCIQDLDDVGRKEEVIEADLNGKTRIEKLQLKWRTWRKKSLRVDAQEVLESLKPPPCLKHLEIHSFGGSQSPGWLEDQSLIFLQSIHLKNCNKWNQLPPFGHLPHLKVLKIEGMNVIVDGGTWMIDPYPSLRELYLDNTSIMFEDISWQEQCCKCFLKLKKLVAVKCKRVGGLPPLALLSSLEELEIKKSPDLESQLSGCLKHLKSLTTLKMSAPNLTHFPCQVLQHLKYLEIDGCQSLVSWLIDNEEDVHHSSLVSLSIVNSPLPAGPVLVKFLTSIRELRIDQCIKISSFSKEQKEWFASLISLEKLSISNCAQLRELPPNLHQLLSLKQMIIQGCPNLDSLPSNLPESLKVFEILKCNSVLVSQLLGEEAPDWIKRIPFRYIA, encoded by the coding sequence ATGGCTGCTTCGCGTCCCGCAGCATCGCTTCATCATTCTCTCTTCCCTCCCCCTGCCCTCCTCTCCACCATACACCGCTTGGCTTCCTATCTCAGTAGTTGCCGAACCCCTCCGCCGTCCTCTGACCTTCACCGCAACCTCAGCGCCCTCCACGCCTCCCTTCTCAGAACAGCAACGCTTGTGGACTACGTCACCCGCCTCCCTTCCTCCCTGACGGGAAAACTTGTAGATGCCATCTTCGCCGCCGACGACTTGGTCGACCAGCTGGAGTACGAGTCTCTGCAAAAGCAggttgaggaaatggagaaagccGAAGCAGAGAAGGACGGCGTCGGCGGGAAGATAGTCGATCTCAGTGTCTTCCGCGGATTCCAGACCGGCGAGGACGACGACACCGCAAACCTAAAACTTGCTGCACCCTCGTCCTCGATCAGTGGAAGCTTGCGGCGGCCCGCGCTGAATACATCTGTGGAAACGGAGGCGAAAGGTGCGGAATTGACGCTCGAATCCAATACGGATCGTGGCCAGGATGTTGAATCGCGTGTTCCTGATCCATCCATTTGTGGTTGCTTCTGTTCTTCCAAgaccaagaagcaaagggaaacTAGGTCTTCTAGGTTTCTCTCCTGCTGCTTCGGTTTCAACAAGGACTCTCGTTCCGCCGTCAATGGTAATCATGCTGCAAAGAAGGAAGATTCTAGCACAGTTGCTGCAAGAACCGAAATTGGTGGCGAAATTGGTAGTGGCACACAAAAGAATGATCTCTCATCATCCCAAGTAAGCAATTCTGAGGGTCAAAAAAATTCTTTGGAAGAAATTAATGTTGATAGGATTATGAAAATTGTGGAATCGCTGGATATAGTTTCTGCTTATCTCAGGGAGTCCACAGGAATCGCATTCTCAACTTGTCATCTTGAAAGTCCACATGAGATCTTGCACAAAGAAAAAGCTGCCTCAAGTTTAAGTTTAGGAGATTTGTTCTTCTACAATGATGAGAAAGAACAATTGGTGAAAGAATTGTTGAAATTTAATGAGGATGATGTCTGTATCTTCCCCATATTGGGACCAAGGGGTGTTGGGAAAACTACTCTTGCTCACTTTGTGTATCAAGATGAGAGAATAGAGGAGTACTTCCATTCAAGGGTGTGGATTTGTGCTTCTGATGATCTCAATTCCATGAGAATTACAGGAGTGACTGCAGATCCCCCTTCAATTAGCACACCCCTTGCTTTTCGTGAGCTTGAGAAGTTGAAATTCATGGTCAGGAACCTGCAGGATCAGTTGAAGGAAAAGAGATTCTTGCTTGTGCTTGATGATGTTGAGAGCATTGAGTGGGTCATGCAATTTGCCTCCTTGAAAGATTGTGGAAAGGGCAGCAAAATTATCATCACAGCTCGAGAGGAAGGTGTGATAGATGAAAGAGGGAAGGGGAACAAAATCCTTCTCAAGGGTGTGATAGATGAAGGAAATCACTTTCTTTCGTTCTTCAACTGGTGTGCTTTCAATTGTGAAGATCCACAAGGCTATTCAGAGCTACAGGTTATCTCCAAGAGGATATCCACCTTGCTAAACGGTAATCCACTCGCGGCAAAGGCAGTCGGAGGGGTTTTGCAAACCAAATTTTCGGATGCACACTGGACCAGAATTTTAAATGAGTTGCTGGAATTGAAAGATGACCTTACATTGAAAGATGACCTTACTGACATTATGCCTGTTCTTATGCTGTGTTACAATCATCTCCCTCCACACCTTAAGTGGTGCTTTGCATATTGTTCAGTATTCTCCAAAGGTTATCCATTTGAtgctcaaaacttaattaacatgTGGATATCACTAGGTTTCGTTGAACCAACAGATTCAAATAAGACAGTGGAGGATGTCGGAAGAGAGTATCTTGATGGTTTACTATCCAGGTCTTTTCTTGAACTCCCTATCTACAATAGATCTTACTGGAGATCTAGATACTATGCAATGCACAACTTGATGTATGATTTGTCAAAATCTGTTGGAGTCAAAGAGTGTTTAGTGTATGAAAATGAAACCATTTACCAGCTTTATTTGGATCGGTGGAAATACTTCAGATCCTTTATTTGCAACTCAAAGCATGTTATCAATTTTGGAGTGCTATCGAGGATCAGGGTCCTGGACTTGTCTTACAGTGGTATGAAGCAGCTATCAAATTCTATCAGTAATTGCATACACCTCAGATACTTGAATCTGGATGGGAATAACCTTTACAAGTTGCCTGAGTCATTGTGCAAGCTTTATCATTTAAGATTTCTTGCAGTTCCTGAGAATTGCCGCAGATTACCGGAAAGGTTCAACAACCTAATCAATTTGCGGCATCTAAATGCTAGCGAAGAAGCAATAGCTTGGATAGCTAATAAAGGAAGGCTAGCTAGACTTCAAGAGTTGAAGAAATTCCATGTTAGATTAAAGAAAGGATATGATATAGGGCAATTGAAGGACCTAATAGAGCTTAAGGGAGAACTTTGTATCCAGGATCTCGATGATGTTGGAAGAAAGGAGGAAGTGATCGAGGCCGACTTGAATGGAAAAACTAGAATTGAGAAGCTGCAACTGAAATGGCGAACATGGAGGAAGAAAAGCCTCCGTGTTGATGCACAGGAAGTACTTGAATCCCTCAAGCCACCACCATGTCTCAAACATCTGGAAATACATAGTTTTGGAGGAAGCCAATCTCCTGGTTGGCTAGAAGACCAATCTCTCATATTCTTGCAATCTATCCATCTCAAAAATTGTAATAAGTGGAATCAACTCCCACCATTCGGCCACCTGCCTCACCTTAAGGTTCTCAAAATTGAAGGTATGAACGTCATAGTAGATGGAGGCACATGGATGATTGATCCTTACCCATCCTTGAGAGAGCTATACTTGGATAACACATCGATAATGTTTGAGGATATTTCGTGGCAAGAACAATGCTGCAAGTGCTTTCTTAAACTTAAGAAATTAGTTGCTGTGAAGTGCAAAAGAGTAGGAGGATTACCTCCACTTGCATTGCTTTCATCACTGGAAGAGCTAGAGATAAAAAAGTCACCTGATCTTGAAAGCCAGCTCTCCGGGTGTTTGAAGCACCTAAAGTCACTTACAACATTAAAGATGTCAGCACCAAACCTCACTCACTTTCCATGTCAGGTGTTGCAACACTTGAAGTACTTGGAAATTGATGGTTGTCAAAGTCTAGTATCTTGGTTGATCGACAACGAAGAGGATGTTCATCATTCATCTCTTGTATCTCTCAGCATTGTGAACTCACCCCTTCCAGCAGGACCAGTTCTAGTTAAATTCCTAACCTCTATTCGAGAGCTACGAATTGATCAGTGCATCAAAATCTCATCCTTCAGCAAAGAGCAAAAGGAGTGGTTTGCAAGCCTGATTTCACTCGAGAAATTGTCCATTTCTAACTGTGCTCAACTACGTGAGCTACCTCCAAATCTGCATCAACTCCTTTCACTCAAGCAGATGATCATACAAGGCTGTCCAAATTTAGACTCACTACCCAGCAATCTGCCTGAGTCTCTCAAAGTATTCGAAATTTTGAAATGCAATTCAGTTCTAGTGTCCCAATTGCTAGGCGAGGAAGCTCCTGATTGGATTAAACGTATTCCCTTCCGATATATTGCTTAA